The Macrobrachium rosenbergii isolate ZJJX-2024 chromosome 8, ASM4041242v1, whole genome shotgun sequence genome includes a region encoding these proteins:
- the LOC136840619 gene encoding uncharacterized protein, whose product MVRTYQRKTERASTPPDAILRAVKCVKFEHKSIRGVAKDFGIPFRTLARYCQKITDEQLLSEGSSSLTVGYTQHRQVFSKEQEKELSTYLKRAADIYYGLSVKDVRKLAYQYAVYSNNSIPNSWTENEMAGADWFSGFLKRNKDLSIRSPEATSLSRATSFNRTNVDMFFDNLQSVRDRYEFTPGNIWNMDETGVTTVQKPVKVVARKGSKQIGKMTSAERGTLVTVAIAVSAIGNAVPPFFVFPRVHFRDHFLTNGPPGSSGAANPSGWMKESNFLEFLKHFVKHTKCSKEHPVLLLLDNHDSHLSIDGLDYCKANGIVALSFPPHCSHRMQPLDISVYGPLKKYVNRSCDSWMTDHPGSTMTIYDIPGIVSTAMPLAVTPANILAGFRSAGISPFNRDIFQDEDFMGAYVTDRPLPNDLSEMQASPENGSTGMLNLYPSEATDKTTNQAGSPSTLRDAQLEEENELRAPNIAIYHANEPTPSTSGISTEKNINLVLTPEAVRPLPKAGPRKGNSVNKRKRTTAILTDTPVKRALEENKSKAKVKTGRIMLAGKKKTKQRTPESSDSEEEETYCLVCVEPFSNSKSREIWVQCLVCKRWAHESCTDKNLFLLVITVIQMMN is encoded by the coding sequence ATGGTTAGAACATACCAAAGAAAAACTGAACGAGCCTCAACTCCACCTGATGCGATTCTGAGGGCTGTCAAATGTGTAAAGTTTGAGCACAAGTCAATTAGAGGGGTTGCAAAGGATTTTGGCATTCCTTTTCGAACACTTGCACGTTATTGCCAGAAAATAACTGATGAACAACTGTTGAGTGAAGGAAGTTCATCTCTTACGGTGGGCTACACTCAACACAGACAAGTATTTTCTAAAGAACAGGAAAAGGAACTTTCTACATATCTTAAACGTGCAGCTGATATTTATTATGGCTTATCTGTGAAGGATGTAAGAAAATTGGCATATCAGTATGCTGTATATAGCAACAATTCTATTCCTAATTCTTGGACAGAAAATGAGATGGCTGGTGCTGActggttttcaggttttttgaaaagaaataaggaCCTATCCATTAGGTCACCAGAAGCAACCAGCCTTTCAAGAGCAACAAGTTTTAATAGGACGAATGTGGACATGTTTTTTGATAATCTACAATCTGTCCGAGATCGCTATGAGTTTACTCCAGGGAACATATGGAACATGGATGAGACTGGGGTAACAACAGTTCAGAAGCCTGTTAAAGTTGTTGCTCGTAAAGGCTCTAAACAAATTGGAAAAATGACCTCAGCAGAAAGAGGAACTCTTGTAACAGTAGCTATAGCTGTCTCAGCAATTGGTAATGCAGTccctcctttctttgttttccccaGAGTTCATTTCCGCGATCATTTCCTGACTAATGGCCCACCAGGTAGTTCTGGAGCTGCCAATCCATCAGGGTGGATGAAAGAGtctaattttcttgaatttcttaaGCATTTTGTGAAACATACTAAATGTTCAAAAGAGCACCCGGTGCTTTTATTACTAGACAACCATGATTCTCACCTGTCCATAGATGGCCTGGATTATTGTAAGGCAAATGGAATTGTTGCTCTTTCATTCCCCCCACACTGTTCTCATAGGATGCAACCGCTTGATATAAGTGTTTACGGACCACTGAAGAAGTATGTAAATAGATCCTGTGACTCTTGGATGACAGATCATCCTGGTTCTACAATGACTATATACGATATTCCAGGCATAGTTTCAACTGCCATGCCACTTGCTGTGACTCCTGCCAACATCTTAGCTGGGTTCAGATCTGCAGGGATTTCACCCTTTAATAGAGATATATTTCAGGATGAAGATTTTATGGGTGCATATGTAACAGACAGGCCTCTGCCTAATGATTTGTCTGAAATGCAAGCATCACCAGAAAATGGAAGCACTGGTATGTTGAATTTATATCCCTCAGAGGCCACAGACAAAACTACAAACCAGGCTGGTTCTCCTTCCACACTTAGGGATGCACAACTAGAGGAGGAGAATGAACTTAGGGCTCCTAATATTGCAATCTATCATGCAAATGAACCAACACCATCTACTTCAGGAATCTctacagagaaaaatataaacttagtCTTAACACCAGAAGCAGTAAGACCACTGCCTAAGGCGGGCCCAAGAAAGGGAAATTCAGTGAATAAAAGGAAACGAACCACCGCAATCTTGACTGATACTCCAGTTAAAAGAGCATTAGAGGAGAACAAGTCAAAAGCAAAAGTGAAAACTGGAAGAATTATGCTTgcagggaaaaagaaaacaaaacaaagaactcCAGAAAGCTCAGATTCTGAAGAGGAGGAAACCTACTGTCTGGTATGTGTGGAGCCATTTTCCAATAGCAAATCACGAGAAATCTGGGTGCAATGCCTGGTTTGCAAAAGGTGGGCTCATGAAAGTTGCACTGAtaagaatttgtttttacttgtaaTCACTGTAATTCAAATGATGAATTAG